The Ahaetulla prasina isolate Xishuangbanna chromosome 5, ASM2864084v1, whole genome shotgun sequence genomic sequence ttcagaatgcagctgcgcgggtgatagagggagccgctcgtggctcccatgtgacaccactcctgcgcaggctgcactggctacctgtggtctttcgggtgcacttcaacgttttggtcactatctttaaagcgttccatggcatagggccgggttacttacgggaccgtctactgccaccgattgcctcccaccgacccgtacgttctcacagagagggactccttagggtgccgtcggtcaggcagtgtcgactggcgacacccaggggaagggccttctctgtgggggctcccaccctctggaatgaacttcccccaggactccggcaacttctggaccttcgaacctttcgccgtgagctgaagacacatctatttatttgcgcaggactggcctaggattttagtttttaatggggttttttactattttaattataattttaaatttggcctaatttaataagttttttaaatattgtttttatcctgtatttattcttgttctattttatctggctgtaaaccgccctgtgtccttcgggagatagggcggtataaaaaattgattaaataaataaataaataaataaataaataaataaatataccagcaaaacctcccccctcccattacaatggcagccgtagcaagcaagcatcataggcagAGGCTGACAGATGGCCACATTCATCACAATCAGTGCACTACAATAAGCTCATCAGCAGCCTAAGAAAAATaactttgtttgcttatttatatctcatctttgttatttttataaataactcaagaccaTGAACATACCTAATAAGTGTTTCATCTTATGTGTAtaataattttctttatatgaaataatatatttattggaGATATATGTATTTACTTACCAATGGTCCTTGAAGTTCTGACTGTCACAGTACTCCTGTAGACTTGTGATTGTgattcaagcacttggcaaccaactcgCACTTAAAATGGTTGCAGTATTATGCAATCGTatggtcaccatttgcaactttccctgctggctttccaCAAGCAAGATCAACGGAAGCTAGTAGGAAAGTCTCAAGTTGCTCTGCAAGTCCCCCTCACTCCTCCTGCACACTATGTTGCACCTCCTTCCCTCAACCTCCCTGTGACCTGCATGAGCTTGTGCTCTCCTTCCCTTGGCGTGCCTTCATTTTCCTCAGCTTTCCTTCCCTTGTACCAACCTGTGCCTTTCTTCCCTTTGCTTTCCTGCCCAGAACCACAGCATCACCTCCCCAACTTTCATGTAGCCTATGCAGAGCCTCCCAGGCTCTCCCACCTAAACTCCCTGCAGTAGCCACATTCTTATCTGGAGCTTTTTACTTAACTGCCTGGATTGCCGTTATTATTAGGCAATGTATTACatctgcatcacttagcaacatccaATACTAATCTCAGTTGCTgttgtaacctgaggactacctgtagctaacATCCATTATTGCTGCCAGTTTCAGGTGAATCAAATAACGTGTACAATATATCTCatgaagaaaagtttaaaaagaattaattttTCAAAATCCCACTTTCTTGGCTTTTGTATTACCTGTCTGTATCTTATAGCCTCTATCAATTTATTGATATTTAAAAATTAGGACACAGAATGATAACACATGATGTGATCAATCTAGatcatattaaattatattttgtgGCATATTTTTAACATTAATCCAGTGTTAGAGGGATTCTGATGCATTTTCATGCAAGCAAATCATGTGGAGcctcttttcttcttgttttcattGTTGATTGCTTGCTTCTGCAAAAGTAATACAACTAATGCCCCTTTCGTGAGCTGGAAACTATTTGCaaatctttgtttttaaagaaataatttataCTATAGAAAGAAAAGAGTAATGATCgttcataagcatgaaaaatgaaTTAGTTTAAGAAAACAAAGTATTACAAAAAATTTATAGATTAAATATGGTCCATTATGTAGAAAACAATATAATGTATTACACAGATTTATTAACCATATATTATATAGAATTATatagctgtaaaataatataactGAATTAAATCAAGCTCATCAGCAGCCTAAGCAAAATagctttgtttattcatttatttgtatctcatctttgttatttttataaataactcaagtccATAAATATGCCTAATACAGCTAGCCCTcagcttacaacatttcatttagtgactgttcaaagttacagtggcattgaaaaaaagtgacttatgacatttttcatacttacttgcagcatccttgtggtcatgtgatcaaaatcgggATGCTTgacaacgggttcatatttatgacagttgcagtgttccaaggCCAtatgacaatggggaagccagattcacttaacaactgtgttaccaaaTTAACAACTGCTgttattcactcaacaactgtggcaagaaatgtcataaaatggagcaaaacttacttaacaaatatctctcttagcaacataaactttcagctcaattatagttgtaagttgaggactacctgtactcctcctaaatatattgttataataattgtaattgtatgtgtatacacaaacAGAGTACTTTGGATTTATAGCAAAAGAATTACAGGGATCTCATATTTCAGGCCAAAGCCCAGGGAGGAGACAGTGAGATCCAATTGAGTCCAGTCTTTTATTTCCTTGCATATAGTGATATATATTGGGACATATTCTAAGAGATTCTAGGATATGGTTACCTTGAATTTCCTTTCCCCGTTCACCATTTCCTTTCCCCGTTCACCGTTTCTCAGGACTGAGAAATCTTTTAATTGGCCTCCTTCTGGGAAGGCTGTGAGTTGGCAAAATATTCTCTCTCTGCTGCTGCAGTGCACATTCCATTACATCTACTACCTGTCAGCAATTTCCAGAAGCAGATGCATTTTTCCCCCAGTGTCATGCTGTTGTTACTCCAGCCCACCTCAAGGAATCTGTTTGGTTTAAAGAGTTTTCATCACGTGCTACCAATCAAATCCTGTGCACTTCCCTTcccacattttatatttattcccctagttatttttttacaaatatctaTATTACTAATTACAATAAACAAGTAAGTAGGAAAAtaatagctttccttcccatttccttgcttctgtttaaattattattttttatttacttcatTTGGTGGTCTTCAAAGGTTGGAATTTTATTTATCAGAGATGGCCTAGTGGACGTTGCAATGAACAGCTGTTTGTAGCAAAGGACCtctgaggtcctttccaactctatgatttgtTTATATCTATATGCTACTAAAACTGTCCTGTAACTTTCAGTTAGGCAAAATGGTGCattatagggcaacaatttttgaattaaAGTAagtcaaatgggctaatttaaaaatgtgtccaACTCCTGTGAGATTGAAGTTTCAAAACTCAGCACATTGTTGCTCAGGCCAGTTGCATTGGCAAagttacagccattgcagcaaCACTGTGCCACCTCAGTCACGTGATCTATGATTTTGATAGTCTCTGCCAGCTTCTCAGAGTCAAccgagaagccagcaggaaatttctgttgctgcttTTTTGCCCACGCATGgtcattctatttatctgtttaggTAAAGAAATGCCTCTGAAACAGTAACCCAATGTCTCATGGATTGtctgattatttattaaatttgtgtgCATTGACTACTTGTGTGACATAATAGTCAGATAAAGAGTGTCTTTACCATAAACAATATCTTGAGAGATAATTTACAGAAAACTATACTAGATAGGTTGTCGCCTGGGTCACCCAGGATCATGCTAAACATTGGTGTTCCAGGACATCTGGTGACAAATGTGCAATAGGATTGAGGTCTGTTgctgagcaaccagggccagcagtTGCAGCATTACTGGAAGAAAAGTTGCTTACTAGACAGATGTGCCACTCTTACCATAGGCAGGGGAAAAATAATGAATTTAAAGAAATCAAGTTgccatatagaaataaaatcaagAGTCTTGATGAAGAAGATGACTACAAATATTTTGAACTGACATGAAGCACATTGAAGTGAATCTATCATGAGACTGAAGAAGATCTTAGTCGAAATTCAGTGGAGGAAATACTGTCAAAGCAGCtaactacaaacaatggcatgataACAATGACGCattggaacatctgcaagaaataccatttgcctgcaaggaaGAACTGGTGTGaccacaaaataaataattaaagtaatagaaaatgacaaAGCTAAAGTGCTTTGGGAGTTTAGAATTCAAAGACACAGGTATCTGCCCCAGAatcccaggttcgaatcccagaagggtatggctagctgacgagagctaaatagcttgaaatagatctatactagtctccctttatttctttgtcagtaaatataaagatTTAACTCAAAGCTAGTTTGTCACGAAAGAGATTGCCTGCAAAGgaggagttttcatgtcaaatgatctaagtgccaaagcccactgcaactacatagcaaaaaaagctctaagagttgtaaacctaatcttgcgtagcttcttttccaaaaacaccacactactaaccagagcatataaaacatttgctagaccaattctagaatacagctcgcctgtttggaaccctcaccacatctctgacatcaatacaattgaacgtgtccagaaatattttacaagaagagttctccattcctctgaaaacaataaaataccttatcccaccagactcgaaatcctaggcttagaaaacttggaactccgtcgccttcgacaagacctaagtttaactcacagaatcatctattgtaatgtccttcctgttaaagactacttcagctttaattgcaataatactagagcaactaatagatttaaacttaatgtcaaccgctttaatctagattgcagaaaatatgacttctgtaacagaatcatcagtgcttggaatactttacctgactctgtggtctcttctcataatcctaaaagctttaaccaaaaactttctactattgacctcaccccattcctaagaggaccataaggggcgtgcataagcgcacaaacgtgcctaccgttcctgtcctattgtttttcttttcttcttcctatatatatatatatatatgcttatacctccttatatttactcatatatgtgtttatatactacataatctttttgtatgatacctacatatattgttgtgacaaaataaaataaataaaataaataaataaaggctcctggattggggctgaaaggtgaaagcagaaccatcccatatttgggtagaccaggttgccctgataaaaaacatataacTCCCCAgtcttaacaattgtcaatatgAAAGACTAAGTCTGGACAGTGAATGTGACAGTACCTggggacagcagaatagaagaaaaagaatcagAGAAAATCTGATTTTCTCTGATGATGAAAATTGAAAAGTGATGCAAAGTTAAACAGAAACAGCTAAATCCAGTGAAATATATATTGACAAAACTACAATAAAGGAGCAGTTTGTATTTGCAACACTCCCAGTTCTCCACACTTTCAGAtaatattttaaatcattttctgaaaaaagaggaaaataggtTCCCAGTGCACAAAAGAACTTTGAACATCGTGCTGCTTTCATTAAAAGGATGGGTAGTTTCGCCTCTATGGCCTAAAGCTCTTCAAAGATCAGCATTTGATGGTAATCCTAAAATCTTGGAATGTACTTGCAAAGTACTCCCAACACTCTCTTTTGGTTCCTTTGACTGCATAGCAGAAGTAGAATAATATAAATTACAGACAGGGCTTTTTCTAGCAGAGCAGTTTTTCCATCGAGGGCTGAAACTATCCCCAGTGGAAACAAATGCTCTACTTATTTCCATTAGAGGAAATTACCACTAGAGACTTGTAGGGAAAGATTCTCTCTTTCAGTATATTTTTTCagcaacatctaacaatcatgagGAATTGGGCAAGGACTATGTTTTATTGTCCTTTATCTTTTCCCTTATCTTATAATCACtgggcttttttttctgtttatctctTGTGTTTTGATTGCATTGCCTCACTTTTGGCTGCTACTTCTCAAGTCTCTGTGAGGACCCATGAGTTCAAAGAGTGTCttttcaaatctgttttaattttggAAACATGATACCAACCAAATTGACTTTAGCCCAAACATTGTCTTTAAGCTGCATCTACCTCACAGACCTGTGTATAAATATTGGTTAATTTTTCACTTAGGAAAACTTAGGTTAATACTCACTTTAGCTAAGTGTTAACATGTATGAAAGGTTTTCAAACTTTTACATTGTGGCCCCAAAGCTGTACTGGTCTTTGGATATGGCAAGTTAACTAAATACCACAACTCAATCCAAAACAGACAATTAATTAATGTCCCCCTAGAAGCAAGTAGACTACTTTTTTTTCATGATCTCCTTTTATATCTTaaacaacatatttatttattatattactgtATGTAAAATATTAAAGCATGTTGGTTGATGCCTTTCCTTTCTCACTTGATACTATCTAAGAACAGATTccagataagattttttttaaagttcgcaTGCTGACAGAAACACCCCGGACATTCTTAGCTTCTGAGATCAGGTGTTTTTGGGGTAGGATGGCTGTAGGTTCGTCTTAAACATTCTTGAGGTATTTCTTCCTTTGAATTATGAAGAATCTCATCTGTGATTTTAATCTGACTAATATGGTTATTTTTCATTAGCATTTTTCTGCATTAATGTATGGCGGTGTTGATTAGGTTAACTTTTAGGAACAGTGTTATTTTAAACTTCTTGGAAGGAGATCTGCTTTttccatcagcaaaaggaagattTCTGGCTTGCAATCAATTGTTGCTTCATAATTAATCATTACTCCCCCTCTTTACCCAGGGTTCTCAGATAAAATACAGCGAGGAGGTGAACTTCTACCAAgtgtttttaaaacctcttcatttttaaattcattaatttagAGTGTATTAATGAAACTAGCATTGCATGCGCAATATTTctattagaatattttaatttgcaatTAACAGCTAAAGTATCTCATAATTGCAGGTTTTAAAAGTGGTTAGTAAAACTAATGAAAATTAGCAGATAGGAAATGGTAAAATTGTAaaggtgtgctttttttttttaaaaaaaggaagaaaatagataAACATTTAGCTGGAGATTCTTGATTGCCTGCAACTAAGGAGAGGATAAGAATGAGGTACATCTTTGCAAGCAGCTTTTTAGGGAGAGAAAAATTAAATGCTGGCAGAGGTTAAGTATGtaaaaagagatacagaaaaggaAATCAGAGTAGTTAGCAGCATGGTCCAgaggtttatttttaatttggtacATAACAAGGATCTTCAAAAGTAcatgtagtcctccacttacaacagttcatttagtgaccattcaaaattacaacagcactgaaaaaagtgatttatgactgtttttcacagttacaacctttgcagcatccccatgatcatgtgatcaaaattcagatgcttggtaactgactcgtatttatgactggTGCCatttcccaagatcatgtgatcactttttgctaacttctgaccagcaaagtcaatggaaatgcCAGATTCTCTTAGCAATCGGGTTATTAACTTattaacagcagtgattcacttaacaactgaggcaagaaagatcctaaaatggggcaaaactcacttaacaaatgtctcacttacagaaattttgggcttaattgttgtcataaatcaaggactatttgtattctagacagatagatagatagatagatagatagatagatagatagatagatagatagatagatagatagatagatagataatacacATTTGTTGACATGTAATATTAATATAAAGTATTTCATGCAGATGTTGCAGTTCTGCAAGACAGTTTATCTTGGTATTCTGTGGTTTAACAAGACAATGTTGATCTAACAGTTTTCACAACAATCTTGTTGTGAAAGATTGTTCACAACAATCTCTGTGAACAATTTTTCAAAAGATTGTTCAAAATTTTCATCTTTTTGTCTTTTAACACATAAAAACTATACTTTTGTAATCTTTTAGGCAATAAATCCCAATTATATATTTTTGGACTTTTGTAAGTCATATAAACAACAGCACAGTTTCCCCCTTTGACAGAAGAGACAATCTTCCACTATAATGATGCTATAGTACTTTATTGGTTATACTTCAAAAATCATACCTCCACAATTACTGATTTGAACAatgtttattttcttgttttatctGCTTCTATCTATAATTTTATAAATCTGGATTAATAGAAACTTTTATTACTGACTGCAGAAAAACTCTGGACTCTTGAAAGCATGTAACAGTATCTAAATTATTGCTTTGCTTGCACTATTCTGGTATCTTGACTTCTTTAATCCTGGTATCTTCATTGTTTAATCCTAGAAAAAGTAAAACCAAGATAGTTATGAGAAACCTCACTGTGATAATTGGGTTTGCcagttctcttttttaaaaaataaaagccatAAGCCATGTTCAAAGCGGCATAAGTTACAAGGTGTCTGGTCGTACCATTTATAAAGCAACAAAGTCTTGGAAATAGATACAGTTTTATACAGTTTCAAAGATAGAGTTGTGTCAGGGAAGGGGAGTTGTTTTCCTCTGAAGTGAACTAAATGACAGAATTATTTTATAGCATTTCTTTTCATTGAATTTGGCCTGGATATAATAATGCCTGGAAATCAATTGAGTTGATAAATAGAAATGTTGAATGTTATATAAGTAACtgatgttttttttgtttttttttgctgaaccAGTTGTGACACGGAATCCAGAAAAGAGTGCGAACTATAGGTAGTCTTTACTTAATGCCCAGTCTCTTAGGGAGATCGGCCATTATGACCGatctccccagagctacttatgacccagttctAGAGCTCTGATGTCTGCAATACCAGCACTACCTTGAGCATTCATGTGATTGTGTTTTGGGCATTTGACAAGCAGCTCACATTTACAGCTTTTTGCAGGGTGCTGCACTCTTGTGACCATGATTTTCAGTTTTTTTTGCTGATTAGTAGCATTTACttccaatttccagcaaaaaaaatacTCATTGAAGAAAATTGAagagttcatttaacaactagtgTTTGTTTACTGATCATCattaaaaaagttgtaaaattggatgtggtccacttaataactgccacaatttacaactgtaattctgggctcaattatggttgtaaatcaaggagtatCTGTATTGCATAAAATCACTATGTATATATTTTGCGTGTTGACTAAGAAGTAAAAGAGAtaatgtgtgtgtgcgcgcgcacatacacatacaatttaacatataatttattttcagaAGTATAACAAACATTTTGATGCTACCATGGTccttaaaaatgttattttctaaTAGGGAGAAATAGTCACATAGCTACTCTTCTGGAAATTGCAATATTATAGTAAAGATTACTTACTACTTCTTCTTTCTTGGTTTTATCAGCTGGCCACGATTCAAGAGGTGTATCTGGGATAAGGGGAGGTAGTGGGTACATGGGCTGATTGCCATTCCCTGGTTGCTGAGGGTTCATTGATTGATTTGGATTTACTGGTGGTAGGGGTTGCATTGGATGCTCGCCTGCTTGTGGTTGAAGTGGATGCTGATAGTGTGGAATTAATGCATTATGCCCATTTAGTGGAACAAATGCGTTAAGGCCTGGTTGCTGCAAATGTGGGTTCTGAGGAAGCTGTTGTGGCTGCCTTTGATGGAGAGCTGGGTGTATTGCATGGACCCCATGAAAGTGAGTTGGGTGCATCATTGGTCCTGCATTATGGTGCATCCACCCTCCCATGGGCTCATAGCCGTAACGTGGATACtgaaatgagagaaaaaaagattATTCATGTGCATAGAATGTCAACTACTATAAATCATACAGCTTGATATTTTTCACAAAATACTGTTATTATACAAATATTTCTATAAATTGTATTCATGCAGCATCAAGAAAGTTAATAATTTATACAGCTATTTGAAGTATAGTGGCTGGAACAGCTATTATTATAATACAATATGAGTTGATCACATGTAATTTAACGATACCTACTAACttctctatagcagtgatggttaacctttttgccatcacatgctagGAGCAGGTGGTGGGGGTTTGCAGGCACATGTCCAtatccataattctatgtacccctgcacatgtgcgcgtGACTCCTCcggctcctggcacgcgatgtcccaggaggcccgtttttctctctcaccaggctccagagcctttccagGAGTCTGTGGATGGTAAAAACGAACTTCCCcagccccctggaggccctctggaggccagaaatggcccttttgccaacttccggtgggatcggaaggcccgttttttgctgtctccagcctccagagcctttctaggagtctggggagggcgaaaacggccttccccaccctcccggaggccctccggaggccagaaacaggccagtggaggtagttctcgacttacaacagttacaatggcactgaaaaaagtgacttatgatcctttttcaaacttatgactatTGTATCATCCTCTTGGTCACGTGGTTTACATTAAGTTGCTTGACATCTGACTCTCATTTATGACAGtgggcagtgtctcagggtcatgtgattgtcttttgcaaccatctgacaagcaaagtcagtgggaaaaccagattcacctaacaactgtgtacTTCGTGAACAACTGTTAATTAAACTTAACTAATGaggaaagaaaaatcataaaatggggcaaaacttacttaacaacataaatttttgacTCAATTGTGGTCCAAATTGAGTGTGGTACATTGAGGACTATATTTTTTGTTTCTGGGCTATGAGCATTAGGTTGATTGCATCAGGAATACACATATGTGGACAAGGAACATGTGAAAATCAACTCCAGATTGAAGTACTTTACAATTTTGACCGGAGTTCTAATTATGGATAAGAAAACTTGAGTGCCCAAAACTAATGTGAGTAGAATCA encodes the following:
- the AMELX gene encoding amelogenin, X isoform isoform X1; this encodes MKSTITSANPGFFMRKMESWTLVMCLLSTAFAIPLPQHPGYINFSYEVMTPLKWYQSIIGHQYPRYGYEPMGGWMHHNAGPMMHPTHFHGVHAIHPALHQRQPQQLPQNPHLQQPGLNAFVPLNGHNALIPHYQHPLQPQAGEHPMQPLPPVNPNQSMNPQQPGNGNQPMYPLPPLIPDTPLESWPADKTKKEEVVSNLYYNIAISRRVAM
- the AMELX gene encoding amelogenin, X isoform isoform X2, translated to MKSTITSANPGFFMRKMESWTLVMCLLSTAFAIPLPQHPGYINFSYEVMTPLKWYQSIIGHQYPRYGYEPMGGWMHHNAGPMMHPTHFHGVHAIHPALHQRQPQQLPQNPHLQQPGLNAFVPLNGHNALIPHYQHPLQPQAGEHPMQPLPPVNPNQSMNPQQPGNGNQPMYPLPPLIPDTPLESWPADKTKKEEVD